Within the Medicago truncatula cultivar Jemalong A17 chromosome 4, MtrunA17r5.0-ANR, whole genome shotgun sequence genome, the region aagttttaaattttttattctgTTGTTATATTTGATCATAATGATTATTCTTAATATTTTACAGGTCGAACAAGCTTGCTCTGCTCTTTCGGCTCTTGCCTCTGATGATTCTGTTGCACTGCAGCTGATGAAGGCAGACATCATGCAACCAATTGGAATAGTTCTGAAATCTGCAGGCCGGGAAGAGGTTATATCTGTATTGCAAGTTGTGGTTCAGTTGGCTTTCACATCTGATATTGTTGCTGTGAAGATGTTGACCAAGGATGTTTTGAAATCATTGAAAATCTTATGTGCATATAAAGATCCAGAGGCAAGTTAGTTTCTTTTTGTTATAATGATTTAATTGATTCCATACAAgtttaatataacattttttgtcTTCACTTTTAATTAGAGAACTGCCATATTTTCAGTTCGTTTTTAACTGTTTCATGTACAAATCTTTGACAACAAGTGACGAAGCAAGAACAGAGTGGTTGTTTTGTAATTAAAAGTGAACAAAATTAAAACACTAAACAATCTGAAATCAAACAAATCCTTTATTGTACgatcttttaatttaaaactttacTCCATAGGTGCAAAGGCTAGCTCTGTTAGCTGTTGGGAATTTGGCCTTTTGTCTGGAGAATCGTCGCATCCTTGTTACTTCTGAAAGCTTGCGAGAACTTCTCTTACGCATGGCTGTTGCAACTGAACCACGTGTTTATAAAGCTGCAGCACGTGCTTTGGCAATTCTTGGTTTGCCTCTGGATATAAGTTTATCTATGTTTTTCAGGATGTTTTATTCTGATTATTGAATGGGTTAATTCATTCTTGCATTTGTTGTAGGAGAAAATGAAAACCTGAGGCGTGCAGTAAGAGGGAGACAAATGGCAAAGCAAGGGCTTCGCATACTCTCAATGGATGGAGGTGGGATGAAAGGTCTAGCAACCGTGCAAATGTTAAAGGAAATTGAAAAGGGAACTGGAAAACGAATACATGAGTTGTTTGATTTAATATGTGGTACATCAACGGGTGGCATGCTAGCTGTTTCCCTTGGGATGAAGTTAATGACTTTAGAAGAATGTGAAGACATATACAAGAATCTTGGTGAGCATGTTGCTTTAAAAtgtcacattttatttttaaattttatggatCTATTATATGGCCTTCCTTTTTTGATAAGCTGATTCAATTTTTAATCAGGGAAACATGTTTTTGCTGAGCCTGTTCCTAAGGACAATGAAGCTGCAACTTGGAGAGACAAGTTAGATCAACTTTATAAGAGTTCATCACAAAGTTTTAGAGTTGTTGTTCATGGATCAAAAGTAtgcacttttttctttgttttttgcaCCGTCAGTTTTTttatcatctctctctctctctctctctctctctctctctcatacaaTTAGCTCCTCTGTTTTATGTCGAGTAGTTTATGTTATATTGAAGGCGGTGTGTTAGAAGTTAAGCACCTATAGTTTGAGAGAGAATTCTCTGAATGAATGAGTTACAAGTTACAAAAATTAGTTGGAATTAGTTATAAATTCGACTAACCGATAATtgtgtcacttttttttttagaactaACTGGCTATAAGTCTATAAAAGAATTCAAAAGAGTCTATAACAGTGTATTAGAAGTTAAGCACCGATAGTTTGAGAGAATTCTCTGAACTGTCTCTGAATGAAAGAGTTACAAGTTATACAATAATCAGTTGGAGTTAGTTAAATTTGACTAACTGATAATTGtgacacttttatttttaagaactAACTGGCTATAAGTCTAGCAGAATTCAAAAGATTATAATATAGAAGCAGCTAGAAATTGCTGCATGAGCATGATAGATCTGCTACAGTACACAAATTACACTGTAATTCCACCTCAAACTCAAGGTGGTCGATCAAGTGCAAACTTATCAAACACCATGAGTCTGTCTCAGATTAGTAAACTGTAGTGGGGAGATGGGCTTAGTGAGAATGTCTACATTTTGATCAGCAGCGTGGAAATGATGTACTATGAGATTCCTAATTGACTACTTATGAAGCACTGTATTATGTAATAGGGATACAATAACTTAAGTTGTCACAATAAGTGATAGGAGTTtggaaattcacttttaaactCAGTAATCAAGGATGGCACCCACAAAATTTCTGCAAGCAGTGCTGACAATGTTGCTGTATTTTGCCTCTAGTGGATCCAGTTACCATTGTTTGCTTTTTAGACCACTAAGATCTTCAGTTTGGTCTAATCACGACCATTCACCTCTCACTGCAACGGCTCACCTCTCCTAGGAGTAGCTTCGTGCTCACTGTGCAGTACTACCTCAGTACCACTGCAGAAATGGTGATTTCGAAATAAAATCTAAGATGGATACATGATCCAGATGTGGTCTTGCAGTCATAAGGATCTCATTCTCAATATGTGTCAGTTCAGAGAAGGCAATAACTGACAGGGAAGACCTTGAAGTATAGTTTCTAGATGAGTATGTTCAACAAACCCGAGAGCGTCGATGTGAGCTATGATCTACTCAAGATATTAGCACAAGGTATGATaaacttttgtgatatttttttatccatttCACAACAGGCAAGCCTTTAATGTTGTCTACACAAGAAAGAAATTGTGGATTTGTTCACAAACTTTCTATGAATGGATACAATGAACCACTGGTGGGAGCATGGATTCTGATAGCAAAGAAGCCATGTGAAGAGCATTGAGTCCTGTTTCCTTTCAGAATATTCAGGATTGATTCTTCCAAGATTGCAGTCTGCTTCAGTCAAGAATAGTGGAGGAATTGAATGACTCACTACATACTTCTTAAGTATGGACCTCTGGTGACACCTTCATCTCTTTCTTCCATGTGAGAAATTTTTTCTCATCAAGTTTGATAGCGATTTGGCTTGAAAATGCTGTGGGTCAGAGTTggtaatttgatttttttaaggaagcaaTTGGATTGCTGGAGGGAGTCGCTGGTGGTTGATTAAAAGGAAGCTTCAATACCATATTATAAGTTAAGCagaagagaaaatgaagaaattagtggaaagtgaaaaaaattattttctgaaTCTGAAGCCGTGTCTAAATTGTATGTATGTCAACGAGTTACAAAAGTTCTACTTATAGAGGACTAGTCAGTTTGAATTAGTTAAAATGAACTAACTAACTAGGAGTGATAAGGTGACTTGGTGGTTTGGTTTGGGGGAGGGACATAAGCGTTGGAGTGATTTGGAGGTCATAGGTTCAACTCCCTTCACTAATAATATAACATCTGATACTTGTCATTAAAAAACCCTAAACTAACTGATAGTTTTGTCAGTGTGTTTGAACTAACTGATAGTTTTGTCAGTTTGTTGGAACTAAGTGACTAATAACAAATTTCAACTATGACATAAATGCAACTAGAAGCTGCTACACAAGCTAGATAGGTATTAAAAAAGTGCATAATGTATCTTTTTATCTGCAGCTATTAGCTATTTGGACAGCTATATCTATTATCTATTTATCTATGTATTTCTATGCCCTAAAAGGAGTATTTTGACTTATTGTCTTGCAGCACAGTGCAGATCAGTTTGAGAGGCTATTGAAGGAAATGTGTACTGATGAGGATGGGGATCTATTAATAGATTCTGCTGTAAAAAATGTGCCCAAAGTTTTTGTTGTATCAACCTTAGTGAGCATGATGCCAGCGCAACCTTTCATATTTCGCAACTATCAGGTGTGaatctaatattttttgttgatgtttaTACTGACTTCTCAATTACACTTGTCCATGGTTGCTGATATATTGTTTATTTACAATCTTTAATTCTCTTGCCCGCTCACTTTACAATCTTTAATTCTCTTGCCCGCTCACCCTTTCTGCTTTTACAATCAACAATTGCAGTACCCTGCTGGAACACCAGAGGTGGCTCTTACAGCATCAGATAGTGCAGGGATCGCCGTGTTAACATCACCTATGAATGCACAAGTTGGCTATAAGCGCAGTGCATTCATTGGAAGTTGTAAGCATCAAGTGTGGCAGGCTATCAGAGCATCGTCTGCTGCTCCATATTATCTTGATGATTTTTCTGATGGTACTAATGGCTCTGCTGTTGTTTGCATGAAGTTGCCTGTTTTTAAGATTTGTTATTTCCTCTTCTGTGTTGTTTTTGACATGCATCTCTTCATCCTTGCAATGGCCTTAAGATGTCAACCGCTGGCAAGATGGAGCAATTGTGGCAAACAATCCTACGATTTTTGCGATAAGAGAAGCACAACTTCTGTGGCCTGACACAAAAATTGATTGTCTGGTTTCCATAGGATGTGGTTCTGTTCCAACTAAGGTATCTAATCTTTGTTTTAAATCTGtaataagaaaaaagaagatcGAGGACTTTTGTAGTTATTCCAGTGTCCCATTTTCTTCTACACTTCCTTAAACATGACAGTTAGAAagaatttgattattaaattttattctaaGAAACTTGTCATTGATACATTTATTATTGTACATTTATACTGCTGTAGATACGGAAAGGTGGTTGGCGGTATATGGATACTGGACAAGTGTTGGTTGAGAGTGCATGCTCTGTTGATAGGGTGGAGGAAGCTTTAAGTACATTACTACCTATGCTTCCTGAGATGCACTATTTTCGTTTCAATCCAGGTATCCTGCTTGCGTTTTGAATGGAATAACCTTCATTTGCCTTCATCCAATTCATTTgaatcaattttcagaaatttattattctctttcaatttcaacttcattttttttctctgtttaATGAAGAAGTGTCATGAAACAGTTGCTACTCTTCGGAAGAACTTTATTCTCAGTACATTTTCTTTGGGTTTTGCCTCACAGTTGATGAACACTGCGATATGGAACTTGATGAGACAGATCCAACTATCTGGCTAAAGCTGGAATCTGCAGTTGAAGAATATATACAACAGAATCATCTGGCATTTGAAAATGCCTGCGAGAGATTGCTTCTTCCTTTCCAACATGAGGAGAGGTGGTCCGAGAATCTGAAAACTAAGTTGCCCAAGACAAAGGAGTCAATTGAGGGTATTCTGGATCATATATTTTCTATGATGTAAAATTTCACTTTCATTAATCCCCCCCCttaaatattaagatttttttatccTGTTTATCAGGTGCAAATGGGCCCACTTTAGGGTGGAGGCGTAATGTTCTACTTGTTGAAGCTTCACATAATCCAGATTCTGGAAGATCGATCCACCATGCCCGGGCACTTGAGTCATTTTGTGCTCGTAATGGCATACGACTATCCCTCATGCAAGGTTTGTCTGGGACTGTAAAGACAGTGCCATCATCTACATTCCCAACTCCATTTGCGTCACCTCTGTTTACAGGAAGCTTCCCTTCAAGTCCACTTTTCAACAGTCCTGATATTGGTCATAGAATTGGACGAATTGACCTGGTCCCTCCTTTAAGTTTAGATGGTCAACAGGGAAAAGCAGTTGCATCACCTCCATTGTCTCCTCGAGGACTTAGACAGCTCTCTTTGCCTGTCAAAACATTGCATGAGAAATTGCTGAATTCCCCACAAGTGGGTGTTATCCATTTGGCTCTTCAAGCTGACTCAGATGGCTTAATTATTAGGTACTTGTTACTATGTTTTATGAATCCCCGTTTGTGGTAAACAGTTATTTTTCGACGTACGGATGGAAAGCTGATAATGCTGCCCTTTTATTTAGTTGGCACAATGATGTATTTGTGGTGGCTGAACCTGGAGAGCTTGCTGAGAAGTTTCTACAAAATGTAAAATTCAGTTTGCTGTCAACAATGAGGAGCCATCGCATAAAGGGTGCATCTCTCCTGGCCAATATTTCTACTATTTCTGATTTAGTTGCCTTTAAACCTTATTTCCAAATTGGAGGCATTGTTCACCGATATCTAGGCCGTCAAACCCTGGTATATTTATGTCCTTTGTGCTTCTTATAaggttttgaaattattttagaaGCTTGAGGTGGATATCTCTTATGTAGGTAATGGAAGATAATCAAGAAATTGGTTCGTATATGTTTCGTAGGACTGTCCCTTCTATGCAGTTATCAGCTGATGATGTACGATGGATGGTATGTGCTCTGCTCCCACTTTTAATTTTCTAATAGTCCCTCTGGATGTACATTTTGATGGAGCTTCACTTAAACTATTAGGGCACTCTTATTGGATATTATACATCGTTCTATTTCATCATTCTGATCTTGAGGTTTATggtattgaatgttagtcccttGATTATCCCTGGCCTTCTATGGGTGAATATATTGGGAACCTAACACAGtcctttttttttccataaaattttGAGCAATCCTACTCTATGGATTATAATTTCTTTGACAATAGCATTGGCTGATTTTTAAAGCATCTGGACTGTGTGGGTATTGTAGGCCTGTAAGGATGATCTACTGCCATTATTTTGGCGATTATAGTctgttttttttagtcaaatcgTTTTCTTATCACATACTTTTCTTGGAACAATCtttgttttgaagaagaatgGCCATATCACAATAATTGCTTTGCATAGCTTCTTAATATCGTTGAGAACcatgttttccttttttatgcTTTCAATTTATGATGTACCGGAGTTTGTGTTGTATGCTGTCTCTGTTCTTCAGTACAACAGCATTTTTGCCGGTGTAGGAAGTAAAAGGGAGAGAAATTGCTAGTCATTTGGAGCTTTGGATCCTCTGTCATATATGTGAAAATGCTCTAACTCATTTCTGTTTTATCCTTTTATTGATATAATGTGTAATCTAGGTTGGAGCTTGGAGAGACAGGATAATTATATGCACAGGAACGTATGGACCTACTCTTGCTCTACTCAAGGCCTTTCTGGACTCCGGTGCCAAGGCTGTTATATGTCCTTCAAATGAACCCCCTGAGCCTCAGTTGACGACCTTGGATGGTACCAATGAGTTGAATGTGATGGAAAATGGGAAGTTTGAAATAGGAGAGGATGAAGCTGACGACGAAAACATACCTGCCAGTCCGGTAAGCGACTGGGAAGATAGTGATGCTGAGAAAAATGCGGACTGCACTTCTTTTTgggatgatgatgaagaggaacTGTCACAATTTATTTGTCAGTTGTATGAATCATTATTTAGGGAGGGTGCTGGTGTTAATGTTGCCTTGCAACATGCCCTTGCCACTTATCGAAGAGTGGGGTATGTGTGCCATCTCCCTGGCGTACAATAATTTGTTCTCaatctcaaaataaattaaaataacgaAAAACAAAGAATGAGTCTCTGTGTGATAGTATATAGATAAAATTATAGAGTTGATGACCAATTTTGAGGCTTTTAAACATGTACATTGTCATTTGTTACCATATCCCTTTGTTAGTTTATTTCTTCCCTTGTGCCTATGTGACTAATACATTTGTGGCTTAATAacagttttgaccccctaagtaTCACGATCTTgcgattttagtccctgaacaaaataaattacaactCAGCCCTTTAAATATTGTCCCatttgcaattttggcccctcaAGTCAATTTTGACCCATTCAACGCACATGTGGCACCTCATTTAAGTGAGTAGGATGTCACGTGTgtaatttttgaattaaaaaaaaaattaaaattgccACATATTTGTTTatagatacaaaaaaaatattgagtgaTGATATGTAAATACCACTCCTCTACCACCCTTATGtggcattttattttttatttttttttaatttcagacCTCTTCTCTTCTCAAACCCCTCTCTCTCTTAATTGTTTTAAGTTACTACAATTGACCATTAATGAGGTTTATTAGCTTTCTTTGTAATCCACTTATACCATTAAAACAAACAATaccaaattcaaaaaccaaaaagaaatttgaGACTATACaaggaagtaatggatcatgtAGTTGCAACTGTTTGTATATTGATGAACATATGATCTGTCTCTTCTCCGAGCAACCCACTGCCTCCCTCCGCCTTATGGCCGCCGGAATTACCGTCTCACTAGAAAATGTCAGaaccaaaaaaaatgatacagTGCGGGAGAAAAGAAGATCGCCGGCGATGTGACATTTCTGGATCTGAACAGCTTGAAAACAGGCGGCGGTGGTTATGAGGAAGAAGAGGCGGCGGTGTGGTTGCAACTTTGAAGAGAAGAGGTGGCGATTCTGGTGGTGTTAGGGTCGGAGAAGGGTGAGAAGATGACAGAGGGTTGGAGATGGAgtggcggtggtggtggtggtgttagTGATCTGTGGAGATGGAGaaatgagagagaagagagcGAAGGGAAAGACTcgtgtttgtttttcttgaattgataaaataaataataaataataataaatgccaCTGTTGCTGGGTTTTTCttacattaataaaataaaaaaataataacaaatgcCATTTAGGTGTGTGTATATGGGTGGTAGGGGAAAATGTGTGTTGATGAATATTTACTCAAAATTATTTTGTACAGGGAAGGAGAAGAGAATGGAGAGGGGGAAATcgatgatgttttttttcttctcttttttctattttcttttttatttatttaattccaTAAATCAactgcttataaaaaaataagagcAGTGATAGGTGTACCACCATAGGTGGCACTACACCTTATACCACCCTTATGTGGCaccacaaataataataaaaaaattaaatcaattccatgtcaaaaaagaaaaatcaaagatgaaaaaactaattaaaatttgtgCCGTACCCTACTACCCTCTCTCATTTCAATtcattttgttggaaaatttcTCTTTCTTCACCACCATTCATTCCTTCAACCCTAGCCGCCGTCTCCTGATCCATCTTCCATTCAACCCTAGCCGCGCCGCCGTCTTATGCTCCATCTTCCATTACACCCTAGCCGCGCCGCCGTCTCCTGCTCCATCTTCCATTCAACCCTAGCGCGCGCCGCC harbors:
- the LOC11444716 gene encoding phospholipase A I yields the protein MSWGLGWKRPSEIFHLTLSYGNDDPPESLARTSTSSRSSSASSSSSSSSASSIVSQDQDLGFRIELDWSSSEDEDQVALKLQSQLMVALPMPQDTVVIELTPREEDEDAVDLVMKVVKRRDPLRAITMAKAVNSGQQTDGTGVLTRLLRSDLVSTAPEVVDAGVPGSGGGHHWTSLAVLSICGCGLSVFPVELTQLPHIEKLYLNNNKLAVLPPELGELRSLRVLRVDNNMLVSVPVELRQCVELVELSLEHNKLVRPLLDFRAMAELRVLRLFGNPLEFLPEILPLHKLRHLSLANIRIVADENLRSVNVQIEVENNSYFGASRHKLSAAFSLIFRFSSCHHPLLASALGKIMQDQGNREFVGKDENAVRQLISMISSDNCHVVEQACSALSALASDDSVALQLMKADIMQPIGIVLKSAGREEVISVLQVVVQLAFTSDIVAVKMLTKDVLKSLKILCAYKDPEVQRLALLAVGNLAFCLENRRILVTSESLRELLLRMAVATEPRVYKAAARALAILGENENLRRAVRGRQMAKQGLRILSMDGGGMKGLATVQMLKEIEKGTGKRIHELFDLICGTSTGGMLAVSLGMKLMTLEECEDIYKNLGKHVFAEPVPKDNEAATWRDKLDQLYKSSSQSFRVVVHGSKHSADQFERLLKEMCTDEDGDLLIDSAVKNVPKVFVVSTLVSMMPAQPFIFRNYQYPAGTPEVALTASDSAGIAVLTSPMNAQVGYKRSAFIGSCKHQVWQAIRASSAAPYYLDDFSDDVNRWQDGAIVANNPTIFAIREAQLLWPDTKIDCLVSIGCGSVPTKIRKGGWRYMDTGQVLVESACSVDRVEEALSTLLPMLPEMHYFRFNPVDEHCDMELDETDPTIWLKLESAVEEYIQQNHLAFENACERLLLPFQHEERWSENLKTKLPKTKESIEGANGPTLGWRRNVLLVEASHNPDSGRSIHHARALESFCARNGIRLSLMQGLSGTVKTVPSSTFPTPFASPLFTGSFPSSPLFNSPDIGHRIGRIDLVPPLSLDGQQGKAVASPPLSPRGLRQLSLPVKTLHEKLLNSPQVGVIHLALQADSDGLIISWHNDVFVVAEPGELAEKFLQNVKFSLLSTMRSHRIKGASLLANISTISDLVAFKPYFQIGGIVHRYLGRQTLVMEDNQEIGSYMFRRTVPSMQLSADDVRWMVGAWRDRIIICTGTYGPTLALLKAFLDSGAKAVICPSNEPPEPQLTTLDGTNELNVMENGKFEIGEDEADDENIPASPVSDWEDSDAEKNADCTSFWDDDEEELSQFICQLYESLFREGAGVNVALQHALATYRRVGYVCHLPGVQ